A single window of Undibacterium sp. 5I1 DNA harbors:
- a CDS encoding YXWGXW repeat-containing protein: MNNKLNKILFALAVVSLAGCATTVRERVVVREQPPQVIVRQMPAPITEVIDVQPGPGYAWVQGHWAWHGNAWVWQRGHWYQGAVRPMPALIVEQMYAAPSPRHYWVPGHWHWRGNDWAWEKGRWVE; encoded by the coding sequence ATGAATAACAAACTGAATAAAATTTTATTCGCGCTGGCCGTAGTTTCATTGGCTGGTTGTGCCACCACCGTCAGAGAACGTGTTGTCGTCAGAGAACAACCACCACAAGTCATCGTCAGGCAAATGCCAGCGCCGATTACCGAAGTGATCGATGTGCAGCCAGGTCCTGGTTATGCATGGGTACAAGGACATTGGGCCTGGCATGGCAATGCATGGGTATGGCAACGTGGCCATTGGTACCAAGGTGCGGTTCGTCCTATGCCAGCTTTGATCGTAGAACAAATGTATGCAGCACCTAGCCCTCGTCATTATTGGGTACCAGGTCATTGGCACTGGCGCGGTAATGACTGGGCTTGGGAAAAAGGTCGTTGGGTAGAGTGA
- a CDS encoding transposase, whose amino-acid sequence MNPTQRLLIMQRWNLLQHDLLPEIKQQCGSLTPKLEKLIHVLDWVRIEEFVSDQWQGIGRKPHDRGALASAFIAKAVLGLNTTAALIERLTMDRSLKRLCGFEMWKEVPNEATFSRAFGEFAQAKLAEKVHEALIKSYLGDSLIGHISRDGTAIAAREKPKKHMKVVSVEKAQKQRRGRPKKGEIRPPKEEKVTKIGWQLTQTLPSIVNALPKECDRGTKCNAQGYKVSWNGYKLHIDTADCGVAISALLTSASVHDSQTAVPLATMTAARVTNLYDLMDAAYCSEELRAHSKSLGHVPLIDHNARGGEKKPFAPHEQQRYKERTQAERTNGRLKDEFGGTTVRVRGSEKVMSHLMFGLLVLTADQLMRLFT is encoded by the coding sequence ATGAATCCTACACAACGCCTGCTGATAATGCAACGCTGGAATTTACTGCAACACGATTTGCTACCGGAGATAAAACAGCAATGCGGGTCACTGACGCCGAAGCTGGAAAAATTGATTCATGTACTAGACTGGGTGCGCATCGAAGAATTTGTGTCGGACCAATGGCAAGGGATAGGACGCAAACCGCATGACCGTGGTGCATTGGCCAGCGCCTTCATCGCCAAAGCTGTGTTGGGGCTCAATACAACAGCGGCCTTAATAGAACGATTGACGATGGATCGCAGTTTAAAACGGCTGTGCGGCTTTGAGATGTGGAAAGAAGTTCCGAATGAAGCCACTTTTTCGCGCGCCTTTGGCGAATTTGCCCAAGCCAAATTAGCGGAGAAAGTGCACGAAGCGCTGATCAAGAGTTATTTAGGCGACAGCCTCATTGGACACATCAGCCGTGACGGCACGGCGATTGCGGCGCGCGAGAAGCCGAAGAAACACATGAAAGTTGTTTCCGTAGAAAAGGCCCAAAAGCAGCGCCGTGGACGGCCAAAGAAAGGCGAGATAAGGCCGCCAAAGGAAGAGAAAGTGACCAAGATAGGCTGGCAGTTGACGCAAACTTTACCGAGCATCGTCAATGCTTTACCCAAAGAGTGTGACCGCGGCACTAAATGCAATGCGCAAGGTTATAAAGTGAGTTGGAACGGCTACAAGCTGCATATCGACACCGCTGACTGCGGCGTTGCCATCAGTGCGCTATTGACCAGCGCCTCGGTGCACGATAGTCAAACGGCGGTGCCGTTAGCAACGATGACGGCCGCACGAGTAACGAATTTGTACGATTTGATGGATGCAGCGTATTGCAGTGAAGAGTTAAGGGCACACAGCAAAAGTCTTGGCCACGTGCCATTAATTGATCACAACGCACGCGGCGGGGAGAAGAAACCGTTCGCCCCGCATGAACAACAGCGTTATAAAGAACGCACGCAAGCTGAACGTACCAATGGCAGGCTGAAAGACGAATTTGGTGGCACGACAGTACGGGTGCGTGGTAGCGAAAAAGTGATGTCGCATTTGATGTTTGGTTTATTGGTATTGACCGCAGATCAGTTGATGCGTTTATTTACGTAA